The Thermosipho melanesiensis BI429 sequence TATACCAGAATATCCCACCGATTAATGAGTGCAGAAAGAATTTTGTGGTTATTTGAAAAGAAAGGGATTTATTAGCTAAAGTGGAATAAATATATGGTAGATATGAAAGCAGAGAAATTTCTGTTATTAATAAAATCAATCCTAACAATGTTTTGTTTAGAAATACCCTTTTCCTACTTAATCTAACAAGTAAAAATTGCATAGTTTCATTTTCAAATTCTCTGGAAAATAGTGGAAAGGCAAGTATTATGGAAATTATGGGGATAATTTGTCCGAAGTTTTTTCCAAACCATTGAGTAAGGATATAATAATCCCAATTTTTAAGTTTTTCCACCAAATTGTTTCCCACAAATTTTTGTATTGTTTCGGAGTTTTTGTTTAAAATATCAATGACGAGGTTTTGGAAGGGTGCGAGCGAAAAAAAGAGTATGAGCATTAATATAAGTATAGATATAGTTCTAACTTTCATATTAAGCCATTCTTTTTTCATCTTTTCCCCTCCTTTACAAGGGCTTCAAATATAATTTCAAAAGTTGCAGGTATAATTTTTCCCTTTGCGTGTTCTTTTTTACAGAGAAATACTTTTTCGTTTTCAGTTTTCTTGTAAAGATAACCGTTTACCTTTTCCTGTGTAATGCAAAGAACGTATTTTTCTTTCAAGTTATCAAGATAATCGTATTCTACTATTTTTCCATCTGACATTATTGCCACCTTATCAGCTATTTTTTCAACTTCGGAAAGTATATGGCTTGTTAGGAATACTGTTTTACCATCTAAAGAAAGATTTCTAATTAATTCTAATACCTTTTTTTGCATAATGGGATCAAGTCCCCATGTGGGTTCATCAAAAAAGTAAATGTCTACATTTTCTGAAAGAATTATTGCAAGATAAAGTAAAGTGGCCATACCATGAGATAAATTTCCCACTTTTTCGTTTAAAGGTAAATTGAATTCTTCAATATATTTTAAAGCTTTTTGCTTTGAAAAATATTTTGAAATATCTTCTGAAATTTCAATCATTTGTTTAACTTTGATAGATTTATACAATTCCTTTTTTTCAGGTAAATATGTGTAAGTACCGTTGAGTGTAATAGTTCCATTATCCATTTTTTTCAACTTTAAAATACACTTTAGTGTTGTTGTTTTGCCTGCACCATTTGGACCAAGTAGTGCAAAAATTTCTCCTTTATCCACTTCAAATGAAACTTTGTCTACAGCTTTTTTTGTTTTGTACGATTTTTCCAACTCTTTAACTGTTATCACTAAATTCACCTCCCTTTATCAAATTACAAATATCGTCAATACTTATCCCTGCTTTTAAGCATTTTTTTACAATTTCTGATAAATCATTTAAAAGTTCATTGTTAAAATTTTTAAGCGAGTTTTCAATAACTATATATCCTTCTCCTCTAATAGCTTCAATTATCTTTTCATTTACAAGCTCTCTGTATGCCCTTGCCACTGTATTTAGATTCACACCTAAATCACTGGCAAGTTTTCTTATAGATGGTAAAAACTCGCCTTTTTTTATGTTTCCTTTTAATATTTCTATTTTTATATTTTCCACAATTTGCTTGTAAACGGGAATATGGGATGAAAAATTTATGTTAAACCACATAATCTACCTCTTGTCTATCATTTTTGTGTTCACTGTAATATTATACTATTACAGCACTTAGTTGTCAAATAAAAAAGCTCCAGGAAAAAACCTGGAGCTATTAGTATTAGATATTATTAGATATTTTCAATAACAACAGCTGTACCCATACCTCCACCTATACAAAGTGTTGCAAGTCCATATTTTAGATTTCTC is a genomic window containing:
- a CDS encoding GntR family transcriptional regulator, whose protein sequence is MWFNINFSSHIPVYKQIVENIKIEILKGNIKKGEFLPSIRKLASDLGVNLNTVARAYRELVNEKIIEAIRGEGYIVIENSLKNFNNELLNDLSEIVKKCLKAGISIDDICNLIKGGEFSDNS
- a CDS encoding ABC transporter ATP-binding protein, which encodes MITVKELEKSYKTKKAVDKVSFEVDKGEIFALLGPNGAGKTTTLKCILKLKKMDNGTITLNGTYTYLPEKKELYKSIKVKQMIEISEDISKYFSKQKALKYIEEFNLPLNEKVGNLSHGMATLLYLAIILSENVDIYFFDEPTWGLDPIMQKKVLELIRNLSLDGKTVFLTSHILSEVEKIADKVAIMSDGKIVEYDYLDNLKEKYVLCITQEKVNGYLYKKTENEKVFLCKKEHAKGKIIPATFEIIFEALVKEGKR